Proteins encoded within one genomic window of Natator depressus isolate rNatDep1 chromosome 1, rNatDep2.hap1, whole genome shotgun sequence:
- the LMF2 gene encoding lipase maturation factor 2, which produces MGEPPRLARQLLLGGLAAVYVAAFASLYLQIPGLYGKDGILPARKMLRVSGKGFWEQLRDSPTLLWFGPHLGLDTEQGMELLCLLGILTSFGALVLEPLRDSLVFLLLWVFYLSLYQVGQVFLYFQWDSLLLETGFLAVLVAPLHLLKWRSTAWRPHDNITFWLMRWLLFRLMFASGVVKLTSRCPTWWGLTALTYHYETQCIPTPAAWFAHQLPVWFQKFSVVATYVIEIAVPLLFFSPIRRLRLFAFYCQVLLQLLIITTGNYNFFNLLTIVLCFSLLDDEHLGLGRSKRRPTSAWPPSLLSVLSTLLELTVYGLLIYWSIQDFGLHFNWEKQLIESKTAFTYHDFIQWLKTVTLPLVGLGLLSLAWEILSAMYRCACVRGFPWKLWATLQWAVFAAAAAGMFAVSLVPFTYLEYESNGKLWPSIHQMFSAVDRYQLVNSYGLFRRMTGVGGRPEVVVEGSYDKENWMEIEFMYKPGNISAGPPVVAPHQPRLDWQMWFAALGDHAHSPWFTSFVYRLLQGKKEVIHLVQVDETKYPFSSRPPAYVRAQLYKYWFTESTKDGGFPRQWWRRQRVEEFYPTVFLGDPNLEAMLNQYGLKDKTPLKRPTDAFLPRTLQLIRELSHPYTGPAVVWSLYLTAATICILRVLSSRTLGSAPISRHKGSKRPDVAEGDGDHAGSEKNGQVRKKEAEEKVEGRARGAGDAPSDSLRSTKKKK; this is translated from the exons ATGGGGGAGCCGCCGCGCCTGGCCCGGCAGCTGCTCCTGGGCGGCCTGGCCGCCGTCTACGTCGCCGCCTTCGCCTCGCTCTACCTGCAGATACCGG ggctcTATGGGAAAGATGGCATCCTACCAGCCCGCAAGATGCTGCGTGTCTCCGGGAAGGGCTTCTGGGAGCAGCTGCGGGACTCCCCAACGCTGCTGTGGTTCGgcccacacctggggctggacACGGAACAGGGCATGGAGCTGCTGTGCCTGCTGGGAATATTGACCTCCTTCGGCGCCCTGGTGCTTGAGCCCCTGCGGGACAGCCTCGTCTTCCTGCTGCTCTGGGTGTTCTACCTCTCGCTCTACCAG GTGGGGCAGGTGTTCCTGTACTTCCAGTG GGACAGCCTCCTGCTGGAGACAGGCTTCCTGGCCGTGCTGGTGGCCCCCCTGCACCTACTGAAGTGGCGCTCCACAGCCTGGCGGCCACATGACAACATCACCTTCTGGCTGATGCGCTGGCTGCTCTTTCGCCTCATGTTCGCCTCGGGAGTGGTGAAGCTGACCAGCCGCTGCCCCACGTGGTGGGGGCTCACAG CCCTGACCTATCACTACGAGACCCAGTGCATCCCTACGCCAGCTGCCTGGTTTGCCCACCAGCTCCCTGTGTGGTTCCAGAAGTTCAGCGTAGTGGCCACGTACGTCATCGAGATCGCTGTGCCCCTGCTGTTCTTCTCCCCCATCCGCCGCCTCCGCCTCTTCGCCTTCTACTGCCAG GTCCTGCTCCAGCTGCTGATCATCACCACAGGCAACTACAACTTCTTCAACCTGCTCACCATTGTCCTGTGCTTCTCGCTGCTGGATGACGAGCACCTGGGGCTGGGGCGCAGCAAGAGGAGACCCACCAGCG CCTGGCCTCCAAGCCTGCTGTCTGTCCTCTCCACGCTGCTGGAGCTGACTGTCTATGGGTTACTCATCTACTGGAGCATCCAGGACTTCGGCCTGCATTTCAACTGGGAAAAGCAGCTCATTGAATCCAAAACAG CTTTCACTTATCATGACTTCATCCAGTGGCTGAAGACAGTGACTCTCCCTTTAGTGGGGTTGGGCCTCctctccctggcctgggagattctctctgccatgtacag GTGTGCCTGTGTCCGAGGCTTTCCCTGGAAGCTCTGGGCTACTCTCCAGTGGGCTGTCTtcgctgctgcagcagcagggatgtTTGCCGTCAGCCTG gTGCCCTTCACCTACCTAGAGTATGAGTCGAATGGGAAGCTGTGGCCCAGCATCCACCAGATGTTCAGTGCTGTTGACCGCTACCAGCTGGTGAACTCGTACGGGCTCTTCCGCAGGATGACGGGGGTTGGGGGCCGGCcagaggtggtggtggaaggAAGCTATGACAAGGAGAACTGGATG GAGATTGAGTTCATGTACAAGCCAGGGAACATCAGCGCAGGGCCTCCTGTGGTGGCCCCGCACCAGCCCCGCCTCGACTGGCAGATGTGGTTTGCGGCCTTGGGGGATCACGCTCACAGCCCCTGGTTCACCAGCTTCGTCTATCGCCTGCTGCAGGGCAAGAAAGAAG TGATCCACCTGGTACAGGTTGATGAAACTAAATACCCATTCAGCTCACGGCCGCCTGCCTACGTCCGAGCCCAGCTCTACAAGTACTGGTTCACGGAGAGCACCAAGGACGG gggcttcccccGCCAATGGTGGCGGCGGCAGCGCGTGGAGGAGTTCTACCCCACTGTGTTCCTGGGAGACCCCAATCTGGAGGCCATGCTCAATCAGTACGGGCTGAAG GACAAGACGCCCCTGAAGCGCCCTACGGATGCCTTCCTGCCCAGGACCCTGCAACTCATCCGGGAGCTTAGCCACCCCTACACAGGCCCTGCCGTGGTGTGGTCTCTCTACCTCACTGCTGCCACCATCTGCATCCTGCGAGTGCTGAGCAGCAGGACACTGGGCAGCGCCCCCATCAGCCGGCACAAAGGCTCCAAGCGGCCTGATGTGGCAGAGGGAGACGGAGACCATGCGGGCAGTGAGAAGAATGGGCAGGTGAGGAagaaggaggcagaggagaaggtcgagggcagagccagaggggctggagATGCCCCTTCAGATAGCCTCCGTAGCACCAAGAAGAAGAAGTAG
- the MIOX gene encoding inositol oxygenase isoform X3 translates to MKVIRLAGPLLDRVYNTYLLMHTHQTVDFVRKKGAEYGACAQRQMSIMEALDLLDNVVDESDPDVDFPNSYHAYQTAEGIRQAHPDKDWFQLVGLLHDMGKILALAGEPQVNSRGGSVCSSRMHSWAVVGDTFPVGCRVQESVVFSDSTFHDNPDTKNPLYNSQYGIYQPHSGLANVLMSWGHDEYMYKVMKFNNFALPQEAFYMIRFHSFYPWHTGGDYMHLCSNEDLRMLAWVKEFNKFDLYTKCKDLPDVTQLKPYYQSLIDKYCPGQLYW, encoded by the exons GCCGGGCCGCTGCTAGATCGCGTGTACAACACCTACCTGCTGATGCACACGCACCAGACCGTGGACTTTGTCCGGAAGAAG ggtgCAGAGTACGGGGCCTGCGCCCAGCGCCAAATGAGCATCATGGAGGCCTTGGATTTACTGGATAACGTGGTGGACGAATCAGACCCTGACGTGGACTTTCCCAACTCCTACCACGCGTACCAGACCGCCGAGGGCATCCGCCAGgcccacccggacaaag ACTGGTTCCAGCTGGTCGGGCTGCTGCATGAcatgggcaaaatcctggccctggCCGGGGAGCCTCAGGTGAACAGCCGTGGAGGCAGCGTGTGCTCCAGTCGAATGCACTCA TGGGCCGTGGTGGGTGACACGTTCCCCGTGGGCTGCAGGGTCCAGGAGTCCGTCGTCTTCAGCGACTCCACCTTCCACGACAACCCCGACACAAAAAACCCCCTGTACAA CTCACAGTACGGGATCTACCAGCCTCACAGCGGCCTGGCCAACGTGCTTATGTCCTGGGGCCACGACG AGTACATGTACAAAGTCATGAAATTCAACAACTTTGCTCTCCCCCAGGAG GCTTTCTACATGATCCGCTTCCACTCCTTCTACCCCTGGCACACGGGCGGGGATTACATGCACCTGTGCAGCAACGAGGACCTGCGCATGCTGGCCTGGGTCAAGGAATTCAA caagTTTGATCTCTACACCAAGTGCAAGGATCTGCCCGACGTGACGCAGCTGAAGCCGTATTACCAGTCCCTGATTGACAAGTACTGCCCCGGCCAGCTGTACTGGTGA
- the MIOX gene encoding inositol oxygenase isoform X4, producing the protein MHTHQTVDFVRKKGAEYGACAQRQMSIMEALDLLDNVVDESDPDVDFPNSYHAYQTAEGIRQAHPDKDWFQLVGLLHDMGKILALAGEPQVNSRGGSVCSSRMHSWAVVGDTFPVGCRVQESVVFSDSTFHDNPDTKNPLYNSQYGIYQPHSGLANVLMSWGHDEYMYKVMKFNNFALPQEAFYMIRFHSFYPWHTGGDYMHLCSNEDLRMLAWVKEFNKFDLYTKCKDLPDVTQLKPYYQSLIDKYCPGQLYW; encoded by the exons ATGCACACGCACCAGACCGTGGACTTTGTCCGGAAGAAG ggtgCAGAGTACGGGGCCTGCGCCCAGCGCCAAATGAGCATCATGGAGGCCTTGGATTTACTGGATAACGTGGTGGACGAATCAGACCCTGACGTGGACTTTCCCAACTCCTACCACGCGTACCAGACCGCCGAGGGCATCCGCCAGgcccacccggacaaag ACTGGTTCCAGCTGGTCGGGCTGCTGCATGAcatgggcaaaatcctggccctggCCGGGGAGCCTCAGGTGAACAGCCGTGGAGGCAGCGTGTGCTCCAGTCGAATGCACTCA TGGGCCGTGGTGGGTGACACGTTCCCCGTGGGCTGCAGGGTCCAGGAGTCCGTCGTCTTCAGCGACTCCACCTTCCACGACAACCCCGACACAAAAAACCCCCTGTACAA CTCACAGTACGGGATCTACCAGCCTCACAGCGGCCTGGCCAACGTGCTTATGTCCTGGGGCCACGACG AGTACATGTACAAAGTCATGAAATTCAACAACTTTGCTCTCCCCCAGGAG GCTTTCTACATGATCCGCTTCCACTCCTTCTACCCCTGGCACACGGGCGGGGATTACATGCACCTGTGCAGCAACGAGGACCTGCGCATGCTGGCCTGGGTCAAGGAATTCAA caagTTTGATCTCTACACCAAGTGCAAGGATCTGCCCGACGTGACGCAGCTGAAGCCGTATTACCAGTCCCTGATTGACAAGTACTGCCCCGGCCAGCTGTACTGGTGA